Proteins from one Sabethes cyaneus chromosome 2, idSabCyanKW18_F2, whole genome shotgun sequence genomic window:
- the LOC128734528 gene encoding uncharacterized protein LOC128734528, with translation MSVIIRLQNLPWSANALDVRNFFKGLSIPDGGVHIVGGEMGDAFIAFSTDEDARQAMMLNGGKIKEVQITLLLSSRAEMQKVIEEARRTTMSFMQLSAQSVVPASASPVVAKAPAIPVTKPVVQPPQQQPQPPVISLSGFLAQNLSQQKSQVIQTQSLYSEIPGLGFLTSSGMFQPNAPAAGLFSALSAQSYSGASSNSAFAQLSAQLKKAAEAEKDAATKSIVTGSSTASLASISSSKKETGDKSSRRSRSSSRERDRRRSSRDRSRSRSRERERSRRRSGRDRSRSRSRERRSRSRSRDRRDRRRRSRSRDRHDNRTKERSREKDAKMEKSTKPRVSRFSDRNDAIPPANVTPVTELEQETKPFVSPWSSPIQQNLMNLASAGSKTNPIQPSGIVPSNGSLTSSTLNADTFGIRTDQPSQSVLSNLKPGFPPNPYPAVNYGSFQASKPISQEHLTKLQELHSKRDPRMALSNSSSQQSKAGPGSDGFDRSQIQHQKGNNFPMQYTSSSSTNSRSTRSDFGFEKDNMDQDDNSENEEMGGQSVKIFNMENSTGYGEIRRFFYGQSISSNGIKMINDRNGKRTGVAYVRFLRRDGKRYALSRDGMLLRRAEIRVEPITNKQFEDATDSYRPSYDDSKNNWVDISDDVKSNRNKDDVIEIRDDIGYKSENRFGSLVVWNLPNLTTELDLMRMFSDFSIVEVLIIKNYKNPKQMDGYVKFHQIEDARRACESTHRHYIRNKRVYMKQCSDIEYDAAKNEYEAPIVQEDEDEDDEVIEPSANAPHDMDDSVQMIEDSKDSKEHLNRDDDKMEIIDNCESGNVSVQNDLSSSNVVSDDLLWNNSKDSYNQRSNSNEPQPEKYTSRDPRNAFTSQQQRLHSALQKPQPPMNFGGFGGDFSRDPRRRPDFANQRNVDNQNQTAPSNDNSRDGNSFSTFQPQSQFDSLGSPPRFDQMDANNSRFVQQQFLGSKMQNNDKTAFILISNLEYTMQESTILNFFDREGFNPKHIQLIRNPFGRATGECLVEFESTQEADAAAVKNGVLIGKRRGFIKHLGSQQMMDVMQRINQRGAGTNSGNNFSRGNNDGAENNYSRENDYTGGNRGDNFASDNLGGNNGRFFEGNRFGNSDGNFGNNNYNTKDSSNFHSRGPQSSDFSKEFDVRSEDKNSESSYHNNGNLSRAGNSVHNSQTGYQDEIEEHDFKQDKSHDSSVEIVEGNQEQAVTFGLNNQKDESSSVHDQDAGKTSIEDQPVSESRVSIGSEGNEQVNDQISQSGEQVSRDWNDSNFKFSDDPPLEDPLLSPKKLINDRMPTDGNILAISNLPFRAANEEIARLFEEYGVTLNDVRRKYLRDGRATGDAMIRFQSATDAQRALDSHQKRRIGGRTLRMRILDDCLN, from the coding sequence CACGGATGAAGATGCACGCCAGGCAATGATGCTAAATGGAGGTAAGATAAAAGAGGTACAAATTACGCTGCTTCTGTCGTCCCGTGCCGAAATGCAAAAGGTGATCGAGGAGGCTCGTCGAACAACGATGTCGTTTATGCAATTATCGGCGCAGAGCGTTGTTCCAGCATCTGCGTCACCAGTTGTGGCAAAGGCACCTGCCATTCCGGTCACGAAGCCTGTAGTACAGCCACCACAACAGCAACCACAACCACCGGTCATTAGTTTGTCTGGGTTTTTGGCACAAAACTTAAGCCAGCAAAAGTCGCAAGTCATACAAACACAGTCACTCTACTCTGAAATTCCTGGTTTGGGATTTTTGACTTCTAGTGGCATGTTTCAACCGAACGCTCCAGCGGCTGGTTTATTTTCGGCGTTGAGTGCTCAGTCGTATAGTGGGGCATCATCAAATTCCGCGTTTGCCCAGTTGTCAGCACAATTGAAAAAAGCAGCTGAAGCAGAGAAAGATGCCGCCACAAAAAGCATAGTTACTGGAAGTAGCACAGCGAGCTTGGCAAGTATTTCAAGTTCGAAAAAGGAAACGGGTGATAAGAGCAGTCGTCGGAGCAGATCGTCGTCGAGAGAACGAGACAGAAGACGTTCTTCTAGGGATCGTTCACGATCCAGAAGCCGCGAACGCGAACGTAGTCGCCGCAGAAGTGGACGAGACCGCAGTCGCAGTAGAAGTCGCGAACGACGCAGTCGCAGTCGTAGTCGTGATCGCCGTGACAGGCGTCGCCGGTCACGTTCACGTGATAGGCATGACAATCGCACTAAAGAACGCAGTCGAGAAAAAGATGCAAAAATGGAGAAGTCAACGAAACCGAGAGTTTCTCGGTTTAGCGATAGAAATGACGCAATTCCACCTGCCAACGTTACTCCGGTTACTGAACTAGAGCAAGAAACTAAACCGTTTGTTAGCCCATGGAGCAGTCCAATCCAGCAAAATTTAATGAATTTGGCCTCTGCTGGAAGCAAGACAAACCCCATTCAACCATCAGGTATTGTTCCTAGTAATGGAAGTTTGACTTCGTCAACTTTAAACGCTGATACATTTGGAATTAGAACTGATCAACCGTCACAGAGTGTGCTAAGTAACTTGAAACCAGGGTTTCCGCCAAACCCGTATCCTGCCGTCAACTACGGGAGTTTTCAGGCTTCGAAGCCAATAAGTCAGGAACATTTGACTAAGCTTCAAGAGTTGCACTCAAAAAGGGATCCTAGAATGGCTCTTTCGAATTCCAGCTCTCAGCAGTCCAAGGCAGGACCTGGCAGTGACGGTTTTGATAGAAGCCAAATTCAGCATCAAAAGGGCAATAATTTTCCAATGCAGTATACTAGCAGTTCCAGCACTAACTCTCGATCCACTCGTAGCGATTTTGGATTCGAAAAAGATAACATGGATCAGGATGACAATTCGGAGAATGAAGAAATGGGAGGTCAGTCGGTAAAAATTTTCAACATGGAAAATAGTACTGGATACGGAGAAATCCGCAGGTTTTTCTACGGGCAGTCTATTTCGAGTAACGGAATTAAAATGATCAATGATCGCAATGGAAAGAGAACTGGAGTGGcttacgtaagatttttgcGCAGAGACGGTAAGAGGTATGCCCTTTCGCGGGATGGAATGCTATTAAGGAGAGCAGAAATAAGAGTTGAACCGATTACTAATAAGCAATTTGAGGATGCTACCGATTCATACCGTCCGAGTTATGATGATTCTAAGAACAATTGGGTCGATATCAGCGATGATGTTAAAAGCAACAGAAATAAGGATGATGTTATTGAAATACGGGACGATATCGGCTACAAATCGGAAAATAGGTTTGGCTCATTGGTAGTGTGGAACTTGCCTAATTTGACAACAGAGTTGGACCTGATGCGAATGTTTTCCGATTTTAGTATAGTTGAGGTATTGATTATAAAGAACTACAAAAATCCAAAGCAAATGGATGGGTATGTTAAGTTTCATCAAATCGAGGATGCTCGTCGGGCTTGCGAGAGTACCCATAGGCATTACATAAGGAACAAGCGGGTATACATGAAACAGTGTAGTGATATTGAGtacgatgcagcaaaaaatgaATACGAGGCCCCCATAGTCCAAGAGGACGAAGATGAGGATGATGAAGTAATCGAACCTTCAGCCAATGCACCACACGATATGGATGATTCCGTACAGATGATAGAAGATTCAAAAGATTCTAAAGAACATTTGAATCGCGATGACGATAAAATGGAAATAATCGACAATTGCGAAAGCGGCAATGTTTCAGTACAAAATGATCTGTCTTCTTCAAATGTTGTTAGTGATgaccttttgtggaataatTCCAAGGATTCTTACAATCAGCGAAGCAATTCAAATGAACCGCAGCCAGAGAAATACACTAGTCGAGATCCTAGAAATGCTTTCACTTCGCAACAACAGCGGCTACATTCAGCATTGCAGAAGCCACAACCACCGATGAATTTTGGCGGATTCGGGGGAGATTTTAGTCGTGATCCTCGACGTAGACCAGATTTCGCAAATCAGCGCAATGTTGATAACCAGAATCAAACAGCACCTTCAAACGATAACTCAAGAGACGGCAATAGTTTTAGTACTTTTCAACCACAATCTCAATTCGACTCTCTTGGCTCTCCACCTAGGTTCGATCAAATGGATGCAAATAACAGCAGGTTTGTACAGCAGCAGTTTCTGGGatcaaaaatgcaaaacaacGATAAAACAGCATTTATTTTGATCAGTAATTTGGAGTATACAATGCAGGAATCAACTATCCTAAATTTCTTTGATCGAGAAGGCTTTAATCCTAAGCATATTCAATTGATTCGCAATCCTTTTGGACGGGCAACCGGCGAATGCTTGGTAGAATTTGAATCGACACAGGAAGCCGATGCCGCAGCGGTAAAAAATGGTGTTTTAATTGGGAAACGAAGaggatttataaaacatttagGTTCTCAACAAATGATGGATGTAATGCAACGAATCAATCAGAGGGGTGCTGGAACCAACAGTGGTAATAACTTTAGTAGAGGAAATAATGACGGTGCGGAAAATAATTACAGTAGAGAAAATGACTACACCGGTGGAAACAGAGGAGATAACTTTGCAAGCGACAACTTAGGAGGAAATAACGGAAGGTTCTTCGAAGGCAATAGATTTGGTAATAGTGACGGCAATTTCGGCAACAATAACTACAACACCAAAGATTCTAGTAATTTCCATAGTAGAGGCCCACAATCTTCAGATTTTAGCAAAGAATTTGATGTGCGATCAGAGGATAAAAATTCTGAGAGTAGTTATCACAATAATGGTAATCTAAGTCGTGCCGGTAATTCTGTCCACAACAGTCAAACGGGTTATCAAGATGAAATAGAAGAACATGATTTTAAACAGGACAAAAGCCATGATAGTAGTGTAGAAATTGTTGAAGGAAACCAGGAACAAGCTGTAACTTTTGGTTTGAATAACCAAAAAGACGAATCAAGCTCTGTCCATGATCAAGATGCCGGAAAAACTAGCATTGAAGACCAACCTGTTTCCGAATCCCGTGTATCTATTGGATCTGAGGGTAATGAACAGGTAAATGATCAGATTTCACAGTCTGGTGAGCAGGTATCTCGCGATTGGAATGACagtaatttcaaatttagtgATGATCCGCCACTCGAAGATCCACTACTTTCTCCTAAGAAACTTATAAATGACCGAATGCCAACGGATGGAAACATACTTGCTATCAGTAATCTACCCTTCAGAGCTGCGAATGAGGAAATAGCTAGACTTTTCGAGGAATACGGTGTCACGCTGAATGATGTTAGGCGGAAATACCTACGTGATGGCCGAGCTACCGGTGACGCTATGATACGTTTTCAGAGTGCTACAGATGCCCAGCGTGCACTGGACTCCCATCAGAAGCGTCGAATCGGAGGAAGGACCCTGAGAATGAGAATACTGGATGATTGTCTCAACTAA